A region from the Lysobacter sp. BMK333-48F3 genome encodes:
- a CDS encoding DUF1801 domain-containing protein — translation MKKSVPAASPDAYVAALDGWHRPLVESLRRATLGAGTLDERIKWGHLVYFSNGPVLLIRAEEKRVLFGFWRGKRLVGLEPRLKPGGKYELATMELREGDKIAPAQAKKLVKAAIELNRSVGDPTAISGDG, via the coding sequence ATGAAGAAGTCCGTTCCTGCCGCCTCCCCCGACGCCTACGTCGCCGCGCTCGACGGTTGGCACCGGCCCCTGGTCGAAAGCCTGCGCCGCGCCACGTTGGGCGCCGGCACGCTCGACGAACGGATCAAATGGGGCCATCTGGTCTACTTCAGCAACGGCCCGGTGCTGCTGATCCGGGCCGAGGAAAAGCGCGTGCTGTTCGGCTTCTGGCGCGGCAAGCGCCTGGTCGGACTGGAACCGCGGCTCAAGCCCGGCGGCAAGTACGAACTGGCCACGATGGAGCTGCGGGAGGGCGACAAGATCGCACCTGCGCAGGCCAAGAAGTTGGTCAAGGCGGCGATCGAACTCAATCGCAGCGTCGGCGACCCGACTGCTATTTCAGGCGACGGCTGA
- a CDS encoding XVIPCD domain-containing protein, whose amino-acid sequence MLDLKEDAAYAMLSDAVYGEHADLVAARDGKSAEYQLPERWSLLGAMESLQRDNFEDDRGNGLTVAAFEKQNDPERRIVLAFRGSDERQDWTGPNIQLAADGDLLGAVGLPGPKNKHTEQQLGDVQRSVAGYSSRGGKDWDTQIEAALNYALAMHRKYGADHKIEVTGHSLGGAHAQIVAHTFGWGGRTFDAPGAKNILESEGYRNWCNKNGIVPPGAPAYEHGTVQQASLLNYTVNNSAVSARTGDHIGPKLSISSLAGRQGVLEHGQWALGLVGGAIAETPLFDQTLGRTLGTGAKWVEYLSKGAAIGADANERHDMSRISRAFQEDVANGRTLPRQYGDAEPARGDDRRLARDPSQPAHPDHEMLEQIRRGMRTIDAGIGKPYDEASERISRCLLAACKDNREMYPGREVSLSANALTRVDHVAMGHNGHVFAVEGRLDDPASKRVCVSAEQALNTPVEQSDQKLAAANQAIAQEQERERALAQSQQRSGPSLG is encoded by the coding sequence ATGCTGGATCTCAAGGAAGATGCTGCGTATGCGATGCTGTCCGACGCCGTTTATGGCGAGCATGCCGACTTGGTGGCCGCGCGCGACGGCAAAAGCGCCGAGTATCAGCTTCCCGAAAGGTGGTCCCTGCTGGGTGCGATGGAGTCTCTCCAGCGAGACAACTTTGAGGACGACCGCGGAAACGGATTAACGGTTGCCGCCTTCGAAAAACAAAACGATCCGGAGCGGCGCATCGTGCTGGCGTTTCGCGGTAGCGACGAAAGGCAGGACTGGACCGGTCCCAACATCCAACTGGCGGCGGATGGCGATTTACTGGGTGCGGTGGGGCTGCCCGGACCCAAAAACAAGCACACCGAGCAGCAACTAGGCGATGTGCAACGCTCCGTCGCAGGGTACTCGTCCCGCGGCGGCAAGGACTGGGACACACAAATAGAAGCGGCACTGAACTATGCCTTGGCCATGCACAGGAAGTACGGCGCCGATCATAAGATCGAAGTAACCGGCCATTCGCTCGGCGGCGCGCACGCCCAGATCGTCGCGCATACCTTCGGCTGGGGCGGGCGCACTTTCGATGCGCCAGGCGCGAAGAACATCCTTGAATCGGAAGGTTATAGAAACTGGTGCAACAAAAACGGCATCGTTCCCCCCGGCGCCCCCGCCTACGAACACGGCACCGTCCAGCAGGCCAGCCTGCTCAACTACACCGTCAACAACAGCGCCGTCTCCGCCCGCACCGGCGACCATATCGGCCCCAAGCTGTCCATCTCCAGCCTGGCCGGCCGCCAGGGCGTGCTCGAGCACGGGCAATGGGCGTTGGGCCTGGTCGGCGGCGCGATCGCCGAAACGCCGCTGTTCGATCAGACGCTCGGCCGGACGCTGGGGACGGGCGCTAAGTGGGTGGAGTATCTGTCCAAGGGCGCGGCGATCGGCGCCGACGCCAACGAGCGCCACGACATGAGCCGGATCTCGCGTGCGTTCCAGGAGGACGTCGCCAACGGCAGGACGCTGCCTCGCCAATACGGCGACGCCGAGCCGGCGCGGGGCGACGACCGGCGGTTGGCGCGCGACCCGAGCCAGCCCGCGCATCCGGACCACGAGATGCTGGAGCAGATCCGCCGCGGCATGCGGACGATCGACGCCGGCATCGGCAAGCCCTACGACGAGGCCAGCGAGCGGATCAGCCGCTGCCTGCTGGCGGCATGCAAGGACAACCGCGAGATGTATCCGGGCCGAGAGGTGTCGCTGTCGGCCAATGCCCTGACCCGGGTGGACCATGTGGCGATGGGCCACAACGGCCATGTCTTCGCGGTCGAGGGTCGGCTGGACGACCCGGCCAGCAAGCGCGTCTGCGTGTCCGCTGAGCAAGCGTTGAACACCCCGGTCGAGCAATCCGACCAGAAGCTCGCCGCTGCCAACCAGGCCATCGCGCAGGAACAGGAGCGCGAACGCGCGCTCGCGCAGAGCCAGCAGCGCAGCGGGCCGAGCCTGGGTTGA
- a CDS encoding GNAT family N-acetyltransferase: protein MSAHVLDNPIWQSLLSRHLQLAQRHEPAARYPAQVAPFLGVAADGADSDALGAAFAALIPADDTALLLGVPPPAAPGWELRHLANLAQMLCAAPVAGEADPDGIVELGPEHHGDILALTALVYPHYFRPRTPELGRYFGLYCDGRLAAMAGERMGTHDYTELSAICTHPDFVGRGYARRLLVFLANDNHARDRVPFLHVSRDNPRAIDLYERNGFELRRDIPFWALRRSA from the coding sequence ATGAGCGCGCACGTCCTGGACAACCCGATCTGGCAGTCGCTGCTGAGCCGGCATCTGCAGTTGGCGCAGCGCCACGAGCCGGCGGCGCGCTACCCGGCCCAGGTCGCGCCGTTTCTGGGCGTGGCTGCGGACGGCGCCGATTCCGACGCGCTCGGCGCCGCGTTCGCCGCCCTGATTCCGGCCGACGACACCGCGTTGTTGCTCGGCGTGCCGCCGCCGGCCGCGCCGGGCTGGGAGCTGCGCCACCTGGCCAACCTGGCGCAGATGCTCTGCGCCGCGCCGGTCGCCGGCGAGGCCGACCCGGACGGCATCGTCGAACTCGGCCCCGAACACCACGGCGACATCCTGGCGCTGACCGCTCTGGTCTATCCGCACTATTTCCGTCCGCGCACGCCCGAGCTGGGGCGTTACTTCGGCCTCTACTGCGACGGCCGCCTGGCGGCGATGGCCGGCGAGCGCATGGGCACTCACGACTACACCGAACTCAGCGCGATCTGCACCCATCCTGACTTCGTCGGTCGCGGCTACGCGCGCCGCCTGCTGGTGTTCCTGGCCAACGACAACCACGCCCGCGACCGCGTGCCATTCCTGCACGTCAGCCGCGACAACCCGCGCGCGATCGATTTGTACGAGCGCAATGGGTTCGAACTGCGGCGAGATATTCCGTTCTGGGCGTTGCGGCGCAGCGCATAG
- the metF gene encoding methylenetetrahydrofolate reductase [NAD(P)H] yields MLPISFEFYPPKTDEQRAQLDKTAAKLKPHAPHYVSCTFGAGGSTLSYTPETIRRLRQEHRLDAAPHLSCVGGTRGEIRELLGLYRELGCKRLVTLRGDLPSGMASAGDLRYANELVEFIRAETGDHFHIEVAAYPETHPQARDALSDLENFKRKVRAGANGAITQYFYNPDAYFRFVDDVRAAGIDIPIVPGIMPISNFSQLRRFSDLCGAEIPRWIGQRMQAYGDDADSIREFGADVVAQLCRRLVEGGAPGLHFYTLNLAKPTQTVLARLA; encoded by the coding sequence ATGCTGCCGATCAGTTTCGAGTTCTACCCGCCCAAGACCGACGAACAGCGCGCGCAACTGGACAAGACCGCCGCCAAGCTCAAGCCCCACGCCCCGCACTACGTGTCCTGCACCTTCGGCGCCGGCGGCTCGACCCTGAGCTACACCCCCGAGACCATCCGCCGCCTGCGCCAGGAGCACCGGCTCGACGCCGCGCCGCATCTGTCCTGCGTCGGCGGCACGCGCGGCGAGATCCGCGAGCTGCTCGGCCTGTACCGCGAATTGGGCTGCAAGCGCCTGGTCACCTTGCGCGGCGACCTGCCCTCGGGCATGGCCAGCGCCGGCGACCTGCGCTACGCCAACGAACTGGTCGAATTCATCCGCGCCGAAACCGGCGACCACTTCCATATCGAAGTCGCGGCCTATCCGGAAACCCATCCGCAGGCGCGCGACGCGCTGTCGGACCTGGAGAACTTCAAGCGCAAGGTCCGCGCCGGCGCGAACGGCGCGATCACCCAGTACTTCTACAACCCCGATGCCTACTTCCGCTTCGTCGACGATGTGCGCGCGGCCGGAATCGATATCCCGATCGTGCCGGGGATCATGCCGATCTCCAATTTCAGCCAGCTGCGCCGCTTCTCCGACCTGTGCGGCGCCGAGATCCCGCGCTGGATCGGCCAACGCATGCAGGCCTATGGCGACGACGCCGACAGCATCCGCGAGTTCGGCGCCGACGTGGTCGCGCAGTTGTGCCGCCGGCTGGTCGAAGGCGGCGCGCCGGGCCTGCACTTCTACACCTTGAACCTGGCCAAGCCGACCCAGACCGTATTGGCGCGCCTGGCCTGA
- a CDS encoding M12 family metallo-peptidase — protein sequence MSARHTSLSLSVAVVLSLGLAGAAAAAEPAPLFGSPAASLARSVGSDSAYRAVQAERAAVRVDLVRADTAQITETQDELLLNLAPGVVLKAHKLEAERKADGVVIWQGLVGDPNKQLKRINSFTGAELIDDPEESAIIVRNGDKIAGTVRSGGKLYRIDPLKHGGHTVSLIDESRLPPDHPASGYRAKPVVPFLNDPNFDEAAFNQKAPYTVRVMVVYTQAAANAVGDTLAKANLAITESNQSFANSAVNVRFQLAGQYTSSYVSAGFDSDLSRFRGTSDGYLDSYHTTRNTITADVNVLIITDNAYCGLGYLNSNAASAFSVVSHSCMTGYYSFAHEIGHNFGAHHDPNSGTNTVYPYGHGYWAPNKTWRTIMAYNCGSNCPRLKYWSNPNITYNGVPMGTAAKSNNARVLNERAATVAAFR from the coding sequence ATGTCCGCACGCCACACGTCGTTGTCCCTCAGCGTCGCCGTCGTACTGTCCCTGGGCCTGGCCGGAGCCGCCGCCGCGGCCGAGCCCGCCCCGCTGTTCGGTTCCCCCGCCGCCAGCCTGGCCCGCAGCGTCGGCAGCGACTCCGCCTACCGCGCGGTCCAGGCCGAACGCGCCGCGGTCCGGGTCGACCTGGTCCGCGCCGACACCGCGCAGATCACCGAGACCCAGGACGAACTGCTGCTCAACCTCGCCCCCGGCGTCGTGCTCAAGGCGCACAAGCTGGAGGCCGAGCGCAAGGCCGACGGCGTGGTGATCTGGCAGGGCCTGGTCGGCGACCCGAACAAGCAACTCAAGCGCATCAACAGCTTCACCGGCGCCGAGCTGATCGACGATCCGGAAGAGTCGGCGATCATCGTCCGCAACGGCGACAAGATCGCCGGCACCGTGCGCAGCGGCGGCAAGCTGTACCGCATCGATCCGCTCAAGCACGGCGGCCACACCGTCAGCCTGATCGACGAATCGCGGCTGCCGCCGGACCACCCGGCCTCCGGCTACCGCGCCAAGCCCGTCGTGCCCTTCCTCAACGATCCCAACTTCGACGAGGCCGCCTTCAACCAGAAGGCGCCGTACACGGTGCGGGTGATGGTGGTCTACACCCAGGCCGCGGCCAACGCGGTCGGCGACACCCTGGCCAAGGCCAACCTGGCGATCACCGAGAGCAACCAGAGCTTCGCCAACAGCGCGGTCAACGTGCGCTTCCAGCTCGCCGGCCAGTACACCAGCAGCTACGTCAGCGCCGGCTTCGACAGCGACCTGAGCCGCTTCCGCGGCACCAGCGACGGCTACCTCGACAGCTACCACACCACCCGCAACACCATCACCGCCGACGTCAACGTGTTGATCATCACCGACAACGCGTACTGCGGCCTGGGCTATCTGAACTCGAACGCGGCCAGCGCCTTCAGCGTGGTCAGCCACAGCTGCATGACCGGCTACTACAGCTTCGCCCACGAGATCGGCCACAACTTCGGCGCCCACCACGATCCCAACAGCGGCACCAACACCGTCTACCCCTACGGCCACGGCTATTGGGCGCCGAACAAGACCTGGCGCACCATCATGGCCTACAACTGCGGCTCGAACTGCCCGCGCCTGAAGTATTGGTCGAACCCCAACATCACCTACAACGGCGTGCCGATGGGCACCGCGGCGAAGAGCAACAACGCCCGCGTGCTCAACGAACGCGCCGCGACGGTGGCGGCGTTCCGCTGA
- a CDS encoding branched-chain amino acid transaminase, with protein MQYPEWIWHNGAIKRWAEATTHVMSHALHYGSSVFEGIRTYDTPQGPIIFRLTDHNRRLYASAKIYDMAVPYSLEQINQACHEVIKANGHSTDYLRPVAYRGLGGFGLSADTPTDVAVATWKMGQYLGPSVLEEGIDACVSSWQRFAPNTIPAGAKAGGNYLSGQLVAREARRLGFGEGIALASTGLLSEGAGENLFLVFDGALHTTPVSAALLNGITRNTIITLARDAGIEVIERDLPREYLYLCDELFMCGTAAEITPIRSVDGRQVGSGRRGPVTERIQELFFGLFNGKTADKYGWLEPVA; from the coding sequence ATGCAATACCCCGAATGGATCTGGCACAACGGCGCGATCAAGCGCTGGGCCGAAGCGACCACCCACGTCATGTCGCACGCGCTGCATTACGGCTCGTCCGTATTCGAGGGCATCCGCACCTACGACACGCCGCAGGGGCCGATCATCTTCCGCCTCACCGACCACAACCGGCGCCTGTACGCCTCGGCCAAGATCTACGACATGGCCGTGCCCTACTCGCTGGAACAGATCAACCAGGCCTGCCATGAAGTGATCAAGGCCAACGGCCACAGCACCGACTACCTGCGTCCGGTCGCCTACCGCGGCCTCGGCGGTTTCGGCCTGTCCGCCGACACCCCGACCGACGTCGCCGTGGCGACCTGGAAGATGGGCCAGTACCTCGGCCCGAGCGTGCTCGAGGAAGGCATCGACGCCTGCGTGTCGAGCTGGCAGCGCTTCGCGCCCAACACCATCCCGGCCGGCGCCAAGGCCGGCGGCAACTACCTGTCCGGCCAGTTGGTCGCGCGCGAAGCGCGCCGCCTGGGCTTCGGCGAAGGCATCGCCCTGGCCTCGACCGGCCTGCTCTCGGAAGGCGCGGGCGAAAACCTGTTCCTGGTCTTCGACGGCGCCCTGCACACCACCCCGGTCAGCGCGGCCCTGCTCAACGGCATCACCCGCAACACCATCATCACCCTGGCCCGCGACGCCGGCATCGAAGTGATCGAACGCGACCTGCCGCGCGAGTACCTGTACCTGTGCGACGAGCTGTTCATGTGCGGCACCGCCGCCGAGATCACCCCGATCCGCTCGGTCGACGGCCGCCAGGTCGGCAGCGGCCGCCGCGGCCCGGTCACCGAACGCATCCAGGAGCTGTTCTTCGGCCTGTTCAACGGCAAGACGGCCGACAAGTACGGGTGGCTGGAACCGGTGGCTTAA
- a CDS encoding HAMP domain-containing sensor histidine kinase, protein MASGEPAASARLRKKKRFRRRLRSRIILSFVLLGFGLTTMFAFATNWTRTRVENQLVEDVMNRNIDEYARQFYLAPDSNPQVPFQQTRARVVKSDRFEQLRVEQPDWYALPDGIHNIQGKDPDGSPFSYKLGVRKTPTEWFFLAYDMTQASRGEAQFNRALYLSVLVFTLFSLLVGWWAASRVMSPVSELANRLKRSGRSAQSEALAAHFPDDEVGQLAEALDDYAERLTNVVQRDREFNADVSHELRTPLAVIKGAVELLLSRPDLEDKTRNRLLRIQRAEQQCTDLISALLLLSRNERGHGSTDIAKLSEQLLDAHRAQLGGKPLALRIEGERGLVVDAPEAAVAVALGNLIGNAVKYTTEGEVVVRLHPDSVEVIDSGPGLSAEDAAKLFERGYRGTHAGHSQGGGIGLSIVRRLCALYGWDVRVKPGEARGVVATLTF, encoded by the coding sequence GTGGCCTCAGGCGAACCCGCCGCGAGCGCGCGGCTGAGAAAGAAGAAGCGCTTCCGGCGGCGCCTGCGCAGCCGCATCATCCTGTCGTTCGTGCTGTTGGGCTTCGGCCTGACCACGATGTTCGCGTTCGCGACCAACTGGACCCGCACCCGGGTCGAGAACCAGCTGGTCGAGGACGTGATGAACCGCAATATCGACGAGTACGCGCGCCAGTTCTACCTGGCGCCGGATTCCAATCCGCAGGTTCCGTTCCAGCAGACCCGCGCGCGGGTGGTCAAAAGCGACCGCTTCGAACAGCTGCGGGTCGAGCAGCCCGACTGGTACGCGCTGCCCGACGGCATCCACAACATCCAGGGCAAGGACCCGGACGGCAGCCCGTTCTCGTACAAGCTCGGGGTGCGCAAGACGCCGACCGAGTGGTTCTTCCTCGCCTACGACATGACTCAGGCGAGCCGGGGCGAGGCCCAGTTCAACCGCGCCCTGTACCTGTCGGTGCTGGTGTTCACCCTGTTCTCGCTGCTGGTCGGCTGGTGGGCGGCCTCGCGGGTCATGAGCCCGGTGTCGGAACTGGCCAACCGGCTCAAGCGTTCCGGCCGCAGCGCCCAGTCCGAAGCCCTGGCCGCGCACTTCCCCGACGACGAGGTCGGCCAGCTGGCCGAGGCGCTGGACGACTACGCCGAGCGCCTGACCAACGTGGTCCAGCGCGACCGCGAGTTCAACGCCGACGTCAGCCACGAGCTGCGCACCCCGCTGGCGGTGATCAAGGGCGCGGTCGAACTGCTGCTGTCGCGGCCGGACCTGGAGGACAAGACTCGCAACCGACTATTGCGTATCCAGCGCGCCGAGCAGCAGTGCACCGACCTGATCAGCGCCCTGTTGCTGCTGTCGCGCAACGAGCGCGGCCACGGCTCGACCGACATCGCCAAGCTGTCCGAACAACTGCTCGACGCCCACCGCGCCCAGCTCGGCGGCAAGCCGCTGGCGCTGCGCATCGAGGGCGAGCGCGGGCTGGTGGTCGACGCGCCCGAGGCGGCGGTGGCGGTGGCGCTGGGCAACCTGATCGGCAACGCGGTCAAGTACACCACCGAGGGCGAGGTGGTGGTGCGCCTGCACCCCGACTCGGTCGAGGTGATCGACTCCGGCCCCGGCCTCAGCGCCGAAGACGCGGCCAAGCTGTTCGAGCGCGGCTACCGCGGCACCCACGCCGGCCATTCCCAGGGCGGCGGCATCGGCCTGTCGATCGTCCGCCGCCTGTGCGCCCTGTACGGCTGGGACGTGCGGGTGAAGCCGGGCGAAGCGCGCGGGGTGGTGGCGACGTTGACGTTCTGA